CAGAGCAATTCGTTTTTTGCTTTCCGGTTTATAAGAACCGATAATGTTTCTCGCTTTCAACAAGGTTCCGTCATAAGCAATCAAATCTGCATATTGATTAGTCACTTGAGCACCGAAAGCCTCCAACTGACTGGCAAGGTAATTTCCACAGGCAACATGTCCTTTTGTGTTAGGAACACGAGGTCCGAAATCCACCTGATTCTTTACATACAAATAAGCACTATCCGCATCAAATTGAGGTACATTCACTGCTGTCTCTTCGCTTTGTTCACTCGTACTATTTGCTTTATTACCTCCTCCGCAAGAGAATGCTGATAATAACAAAAAGGCACTCATTAATACTATCATAGTTTTCTTTTTCATCGTCCTTTCATCTATTAAGGCTTCAAAATTAGTCATTTTCATCACAGCATCGTTCAGATGGAATGGTTTATTAACATATAAACTTCAGTTCTACATTTTTCTTTCCGACCATAAGTTCCACTTTTGCGCCGTTTATAAGCGGCAGATTATGAGTCACGTGTCCTACCGGAAAATTAAAACAGACCGGATAATCATACTCTTTTACTAAATCCGCCAAAGCTGCATACAATTCCTTACCCAACGAACAGTCTTCTTCATACTCTGTAAATTGACCGATAATCAGTCCGGACAGTTTTTCGAGTACGCCTCCTAATTTCAAATTATACATCATACGCTCGATAGCATGCGGACGTTCGCTGACATCTTCAATAAACAATATCGTCCCTTCTGCCGGAATATCGTATGGAGTTCCCCGCAAACCGTATGCTACCGCCATATTGCCACCATGCAAAACGCCTTGTGCAGCCCCCTGCTTATTCAGTTTGTGCTTCTCGCATGTATAAGAAGGGATATTTCCAAATAAGATATCCTTCAGATAGTTCGTACAAAGATCATCTTCCGGTTCTACCGTAAGATGACGGGCCATCAACGAATGTAGGGAAGCATATCCATTTTTCTGAAACAGATTGTGCAACGCTGTGATATCGCTAAAACCCAGTAACCATTTAGGATGTTCACGAAAAGCTGTAAAATCAATCTTATCAATCAAATGTACCGCCCCGTACCCTCCACGACTACACAGGATAGCTTTCACCTCAGGGTCGTCCATCGCGTCCTGCAAATCTTGCAGCCGTTGCCTGATTGTTCCGGCATATCTCCCGGATGAACTTCCGGCATATTTTCCCATAGCCACTTTCAAGCCCCATGATTCTAAACGTTTCTCGGCTCCTTTCAGAAATTGTTGGTCTATCTTACTCGAAGGTGATACAATAACCACTTTATCACCTTTCTGCAAAAAGGAAGGAAATTGAATATCCATATATATTCTTATTTAATTGACTTTCGTTGATAAAATACCAGACTGCCCGGATGCATTTGTTTTCATCTGCAAAAATACAGGAAAAAACGGTTCCATACACATCCAACAGTCAAAACAAACAAAATATAGCAAAATGTTACATAACAGATGCATTTTTTCGGATTATAATCGTTATTTTTTCAATCATTTTTCTGATATTTGCTAAAAATCTAACGTTATGGAACCTATTCTAAATTTTGCCCAACTAACGGCCCATCTCAAAAAACTAAATCATAGAAAACGAATTGCCGTGGTCTGTGCCAACGATCCTAACACAGAGTATGCCATCTCTCGTGCGCTGGAAGAGGGAATTGCAGAATTTCTTATGATTGGAGATTCAACAATTCTGAAGAAGTATCCCACGCTCAAACAATATCCCGAATATGTAAAAACTATCCATATCGAAAATCCGGACGAAGCGGCACGCGAGGCTGTCCGTATCGTTCGCGAAGGGGGAGCCGATATTTTGATGAAAGGGATTATCAATACAGACAACTTACTGCACGCCATACTCGACAAAGAAAAAGGGTTGTTACCGAAAGGAAAAATCCTCACGCATCTGGCAGTGATGGAAATTCCGACCTATCATAAACTGCTTTTCTTCTCGGATGCTGCGGTCATTCCACGTCCCACGCTACAACAACGCATAGAGATGATTTGGTATGCTATCTGTAGCTGTCGCCATTTTGGCATCGACCAGCCGCGTGTCGCCTTGATTCACTGTACGGAAAAAGTGAGTGCCAAATTCCCTCATTCACTAGATTATGTGAATATCGTAGAGCTTGCCGAAGCGGGAGAATTCGGAAATGTGATTATTGACGGCCCGCTGGATGTACGTACTGCGTGCGAACAGGCAAGTGGTGATATTAAAGGGATTGTATCTCCTATCAACGGACAGGCAGACGTACTGATATTCCCGAACATTGAATCGGGCAACGCATTCTACAAATCTGTCTCCCTGTTTGCAAAGGCAGAGATGGCAGGATTGCTTCAAGGTCCTATTTGTCCTGTAGTTCTTCCGTCGCGCAGCGATTCCGGCTTATCCAAATATTATAGCATTGCGATGGCATGCTTACAAGTGTCAGGAGATTGCGAGTGCAGAAAACAGGCTAGCCAGATCGCAAACTCATCATTCTAAATTCACCACTTAAAACTCACTAGTCATGAAAATACTGGTTATCAACCCCGGCTCTACTTCTACAAAGATTGCGGTTTACGAAGACGGAACTCCGCTGTTTATCAGCAATATAAAACATTCCGTAGAAGAGCAGTCCGCTTTTCCCGAGGTAATAGATCAGTTTGAATTCCGGAAAAATCTGGTATTACAAGAATTGGAGAACAACAAGATCCCTTTTTCTTTTGATGCAATCATCGGACGCGGAGGTTTGGTGAAACCGATACCGGGCGGAGTGTATGAGGTGAACGATGCCATGAAACGTGATACAGTGCATGCCATGCGTACCCATGCCTGCAACTTAGGAGGACTGATTGCCAGCGAACTAGCTGCCACCCTACCCGATTGCCCGGCTTTCATCGCTGATCCGGGAGTGGTGGATGAACTGGAAGACGTAGCCCGCATTACAGGTTCTCCGTTAATGCCGAAAATTACCATCTGGCACGCCTTGAACCAAAAAGCAATCGCACGGCGTTTTGCCAAAGAGCAAGGGACGCAATACGAAGATTTGGATTTAATCATCTGCCATTTAGGAGGAGGCATTTCTGTTGCAGTCCATCACCATGGACGTGCTATTGACGCCAACAATGCGTTGGACGGCGAAGGACCTTTCTCACCGGAACGCGCCGGCACACTTCCTGCCGGTCAACTGATCGACCTTTGTTTTAGCGGTCAGCATACCAAAGACGAATTGAAGAAACGTATCTCCGGACGTGCCGGATTGACTGCTCATTTAGGTACGACTGATGTGCCCTCCATCATCCATTCGATAGAAGAAGGGGATAAAAAGGCGGAACTGATACTGGACGCCATGATTTATAATGTTGCAAAAGCGATAGGAGCCAGTGCTACTGTACTTTGCGGGAAAGTAGATGCTATCCTTCTGACAGGAGGAATCGCTTATTCGGACTATGTAGTTTCAAGGCTCAAAAAAAGAATTTCTTTCCTGGCTCC
The Bacteroides caecimuris DNA segment above includes these coding regions:
- a CDS encoding LD-carboxypeptidase encodes the protein MDIQFPSFLQKGDKVVIVSPSSKIDQQFLKGAEKRLESWGLKVAMGKYAGSSSGRYAGTIRQRLQDLQDAMDDPEVKAILCSRGGYGAVHLIDKIDFTAFREHPKWLLGFSDITALHNLFQKNGYASLHSLMARHLTVEPEDDLCTNYLKDILFGNIPSYTCEKHKLNKQGAAQGVLHGGNMAVAYGLRGTPYDIPAEGTILFIEDVSERPHAIERMMYNLKLGGVLEKLSGLIIGQFTEYEEDCSLGKELYAALADLVKEYDYPVCFNFPVGHVTHNLPLINGAKVELMVGKKNVELKFIC
- a CDS encoding phosphate acyltransferase: MEPILNFAQLTAHLKKLNHRKRIAVVCANDPNTEYAISRALEEGIAEFLMIGDSTILKKYPTLKQYPEYVKTIHIENPDEAAREAVRIVREGGADILMKGIINTDNLLHAILDKEKGLLPKGKILTHLAVMEIPTYHKLLFFSDAAVIPRPTLQQRIEMIWYAICSCRHFGIDQPRVALIHCTEKVSAKFPHSLDYVNIVELAEAGEFGNVIIDGPLDVRTACEQASGDIKGIVSPINGQADVLIFPNIESGNAFYKSVSLFAKAEMAGLLQGPICPVVLPSRSDSGLSKYYSIAMACLQVSGDCECRKQASQIANSSF
- the buk gene encoding butyrate kinase — encoded protein: MKILVINPGSTSTKIAVYEDGTPLFISNIKHSVEEQSAFPEVIDQFEFRKNLVLQELENNKIPFSFDAIIGRGGLVKPIPGGVYEVNDAMKRDTVHAMRTHACNLGGLIASELAATLPDCPAFIADPGVVDELEDVARITGSPLMPKITIWHALNQKAIARRFAKEQGTQYEDLDLIICHLGGGISVAVHHHGRAIDANNALDGEGPFSPERAGTLPAGQLIDLCFSGQHTKDELKKRISGRAGLTAHLGTTDVPSIIHSIEEGDKKAELILDAMIYNVAKAIGASATVLCGKVDAILLTGGIAYSDYVVSRLKKRISFLAPIYVYPGENEMESLAFNAIGALKGELPIQVYK